One segment of Neobacillus endophyticus DNA contains the following:
- a CDS encoding CamS family sex pheromone protein gives MRKLSLLMISLVFLLSACGPKFQGQNQVVQTNDKAKGKAIIPSYNISDNYYRTILPFKPGQARGMVVNDINTRYDLNEFEMGLMRIAQHNFDTNKYYFQEGQEIPGDTIKLWLNRQYTPEQLKKNNMKASDNVGLNPVDTGTPAAPSSPIYLAHILEHDYLTKDDKGNVALGGVVIGLALNSTYYYRVTNSNGTFNEMEKTVSYNEMQSQGKSIAAEVVKRLRNMKDLADVPITIALFEQQSKTSVIPGNFISYATVDKGSSSLNSWQKVNEKYYLFPSTEAQTDHRDDETEFLNFKQDVEQYFPNFNGVIGKAFYSDDQLSDLNITIPIQFYGKTEGIGFTQYVTGLVMEHFPKYLSVSVSVTSVDGPEALIVKKANSTDPFVYIYQ, from the coding sequence GTGAGAAAGCTCTCATTGCTTATGATCTCCCTGGTCTTCTTATTGAGTGCATGTGGACCAAAATTTCAAGGGCAAAATCAAGTTGTCCAAACGAATGATAAAGCTAAGGGAAAAGCGATTATTCCAAGCTACAATATTTCGGACAATTATTATCGAACGATTTTACCCTTTAAACCAGGGCAGGCACGCGGGATGGTCGTTAATGATATTAATACACGATATGATTTAAATGAATTTGAAATGGGTCTTATGAGAATTGCCCAACACAATTTTGATACTAATAAGTATTATTTTCAAGAAGGGCAAGAAATTCCAGGAGATACCATTAAACTTTGGCTCAATCGTCAGTACACTCCTGAACAGCTGAAGAAAAATAACATGAAGGCATCGGATAATGTCGGGTTAAATCCGGTTGATACGGGTACACCGGCAGCACCAAGCAGTCCGATCTATTTGGCCCATATATTAGAGCATGATTATTTAACGAAGGATGACAAAGGAAATGTTGCATTAGGCGGTGTAGTCATTGGACTAGCCCTAAATTCAACTTACTATTATCGTGTAACAAATAGTAATGGCACTTTCAATGAAATGGAGAAAACAGTGTCTTACAATGAAATGCAAAGCCAAGGAAAGAGTATCGCGGCAGAGGTTGTCAAGCGATTGAGGAACATGAAAGATTTAGCAGATGTTCCAATTACGATTGCACTGTTTGAGCAGCAAAGCAAAACATCCGTTATTCCGGGCAACTTTATCAGCTATGCAACCGTTGATAAAGGAAGTTCGAGCTTAAATTCATGGCAAAAGGTCAATGAAAAGTACTACCTATTTCCTTCTACGGAAGCTCAGACTGACCATCGTGATGACGAAACAGAATTCCTGAACTTTAAGCAGGATGTAGAGCAGTATTTTCCAAACTTTAATGGCGTCATCGGCAAAGCTTTCTATTCCGATGATCAGCTGTCAGATCTGAATATCACGATTCCTATTCAATTTTACGGAAAGACAGAAGGAATTGGCTTTACCCAATACGTAACAGGACTGGTCATGGAGCATTTTCCTAAATACCTCTCCGTCTCTGTCAGTGTAACCTCCGTTGACGGTCCGGAAGCTTTAATTGTCAAAAAGGCAAACTCCACTGACCCATTTGTTTATATTTATCAGTAA
- the pruA gene encoding L-glutamate gamma-semialdehyde dehydrogenase — protein MVQPYKHEPLTDFTVEANRQAYLRGLQTVESYLGQDYDLLIGGERVATEDKIVSYNPANKAEVIGRVSKANKELAEKAMQAAVEAFKTWRKTKPEVRADILFKAAAIVRRRKHEFSALMTKEAGKPWREADADTAEGIDFLEYYARQMLELKDGVPVQSRPYEHNRYNYIPLGVGIIISPWNFPFAIMAGTTVAAIVTGNTVLLKPASTTPIIAAKFVEVMEEAGLPKGVLNFVPGSGAEVGDYLVDHKDTRFISFTGSRDVGLRIFDRSSKISEGQIWMKRLIAEMGGKDTIVVDSEADLELAAQSIVASAFGFSGQKCSACSRAVIVESVYDQVLNRVVELTNQLVVGDPTEQGTFTGPVIDGNAYNKIMEYIEIGKNEGKLMTGGEGDNSKGFFIKPTVIADLAPKARLMQEEIFGPVVGFTKAKNFDEALEIANNTEYGLTGAVISSNRAHIEQACEDFHVGNLYINRGCTGAIVGYQPFGGFNMSGTDSKAGGPDYLMLHMQAKTTSELY, from the coding sequence ATGGTACAACCATACAAGCATGAACCATTAACAGATTTCACAGTTGAAGCAAACCGTCAGGCCTACCTTCGTGGATTACAAACAGTAGAGAGCTACCTTGGTCAAGATTATGACCTGTTAATTGGTGGAGAAAGAGTTGCTACTGAAGACAAAATCGTTTCCTATAATCCGGCTAATAAAGCAGAAGTCATTGGCCGTGTTTCCAAAGCAAACAAAGAACTTGCTGAAAAAGCTATGCAGGCTGCAGTTGAAGCTTTTAAAACCTGGAGAAAAACAAAGCCCGAAGTTCGCGCGGATATACTCTTTAAAGCAGCAGCCATCGTGCGTCGCCGCAAGCATGAGTTTTCTGCCCTGATGACAAAAGAAGCAGGAAAGCCTTGGAGAGAAGCGGATGCCGATACTGCTGAAGGAATTGACTTCCTAGAATATTATGCACGCCAAATGCTGGAACTGAAAGATGGTGTACCAGTTCAAAGCCGTCCATATGAACATAATCGTTACAACTACATCCCGCTTGGAGTGGGGATCATTATTTCACCTTGGAATTTCCCATTTGCGATCATGGCAGGAACCACTGTTGCGGCCATTGTTACAGGGAATACTGTTTTATTAAAACCTGCATCAACCACCCCAATTATTGCTGCTAAATTTGTTGAAGTGATGGAAGAAGCAGGACTTCCAAAAGGTGTATTAAACTTTGTACCAGGAAGCGGTGCAGAAGTTGGAGATTATTTAGTTGATCATAAAGATACTCGTTTTATCAGTTTTACAGGTTCACGTGATGTAGGTCTGCGTATTTTTGATCGTTCATCTAAAATCAGTGAAGGCCAAATTTGGATGAAACGTTTAATTGCGGAAATGGGCGGAAAGGATACCATCGTTGTTGACAGCGAAGCAGATCTTGAGCTAGCTGCCCAATCCATTGTAGCTTCTGCATTTGGATTTTCAGGTCAAAAATGCTCTGCGTGTTCACGTGCTGTCATTGTGGAATCTGTCTATGACCAAGTATTAAACCGCGTTGTGGAATTGACCAACCAATTAGTAGTAGGAGATCCTACGGAACAAGGTACTTTCACGGGCCCGGTAATCGATGGCAATGCGTATAATAAAATTATGGAGTATATTGAAATTGGCAAAAACGAAGGTAAGTTAATGACAGGCGGAGAGGGAGATAATTCAAAAGGATTCTTTATCAAGCCGACAGTAATTGCTGACCTTGCACCAAAAGCCCGCCTCATGCAGGAAGAAATTTTTGGCCCTGTCGTTGGTTTCACCAAAGCGAAAAATTTTGATGAGGCTCTTGAAATTGCTAACAACACCGAATATGGTTTAACAGGAGCTGTTATTTCCAGCAATCGTGCCCATATTGAGCAAGCTTGTGAAGACTTCCATGTCGGTAATCTTTATATTAACCGCGGTTGTACTGGTGCGATCGTCGGCTATCAGCCGTTCGGCGGATTTAATATGTCAGGAACTGACTCCAAAGCAGGTGGTCCAGACTACCTAATGCTACACATGCAAGCAAAGACAACATCTGAATTGTATTAA